The following proteins are encoded in a genomic region of Lutra lutra chromosome 16, mLutLut1.2, whole genome shotgun sequence:
- the PLD6 gene encoding mitochondrial cardiolipin hydrolase, with product MERLRWQVVAVATLGLALALEVLPSVLHWLRAGRRQERRRPPRREVLFFPSQVTCTEALLQAPGEGPSGPSAGCPCSLPHGESSLSRLLRALLAARASLELCLFAFSSPQLGRAVQLLHQRGVCIRVITDCDYMALNGSQIGLLRKAGIQVRHDQDLGYMHHKFAIVDKKVLITGSLNWTTQAIQNNRENVLIMEDEEYVRLFLEEFERIWEELNPTKYTFFPQKKQSH from the exons ATGGAGCGGTTACGTTGGCAGGTGGTGGCCGTGGCGACCTTGGGTCTGGCGCTGGCCCTGGAGGTGCTGCCCTCCGTGCTACACTGGCTGCGGGCCGGGCGCCGACAAGAGCGGCGAAGGCCGCCGCGGCGCGAGGTGCTCTTCTTCCCGTCGCAGGTGACCTGCACCGAGGCCCTGCTGCAGGCTCCCGGTGAGGGGCCGTCGGGGCCCTCGGCAGGCTGCCCCTGCAGCCTGCCCCACGGCGAGAGCTCGCTCAGCCGCCTGCTGCGCGCCCTGTTGGCCGCCCGCGCCAGCCTGGAgctctgcctctttgccttttccagcccGCAGTTGGGCCGTGCGGTGCAGCTGCTGCACCAGCGCGGGGTGTGCATCCGGGTCATCACCGACTGCGACTACATGGCTCTCAACGGCTCACAGATCGGCCTGCTCCGAAAGGCAG GCATCCAGGTGCGACATGACCAGGACCTGGGCTACATGCATCACAAGTTCGCCATTGTGGACAAGAAGGTGCTGATCACCGGTTCCCTCAACTGGACCACGCAAGCCATTCAGAACAACAGAGAGAACGTCCTGATTATGGAGGATGAGGAGTATGTGAGGCTTTTCCTGGAAGAATTCGAGCGTATTTGGGAAGAGCTTAATCCGACCAAGTACacctttttcccccaaaagaagcAGAGTCACTGA